In one window of Pirellulales bacterium DNA:
- a CDS encoding methylmalonyl-CoA mutase, whose amino-acid sequence MATHPEIASEAQDAWRESLARAPQRDYSLTTLSGEPVEPLYLPAEPDAEYEAKLGYPGQYPFTRGVQANLYRGRLWTMRQFAGFGMPEDTNARFKFLLEKGQTGLSTAFDLPTLMGLDSDHPSSLGEVGRLGTAICSLPDFERTFQDINLGKVSVSMTINAPAAVILAYYLVTAERQGVPWDQLRGTLQNDILKEYHAQNEYVFPPAPSVKLVVDTIEFCANHVPQFNPVSISGYHIREAGATAAEELAFTLADGLHYVEQSIARGLPVDRFAPRLSFFFNSHSDFFEEIAKFRAARRIWSRHLRQRFGATDPRSWALRFHAQTSGVSLQAQQPEVNVIRVAYQAMAAVLGGCQSLHTNSRDETLSLPTEEAVTIALRTQQVLAYETGVVNSVDPLGGSYQVEQFTDQIEAAAEEIFAEIDRQGGMLAAIENGYFRRRIAESAYQFQRQLESGQKWIVGVNAFTDNQPLRIDTLAIDPSIEARQKDQLAAFRAGRDQAAWQTAIDALRADAAADKNVMPALINAARAGVTVGEAVVALADVLGRYHPANFV is encoded by the coding sequence ATGGCCACACACCCGGAAATTGCCTCCGAAGCCCAAGACGCCTGGCGCGAATCCTTGGCCCGCGCGCCCCAGCGCGATTACAGCCTGACCACGCTCAGCGGCGAGCCGGTCGAGCCGCTGTATCTGCCGGCCGAGCCGGATGCCGAGTACGAAGCCAAGTTGGGGTACCCAGGGCAATACCCCTTCACGCGCGGGGTGCAGGCCAATCTCTATCGCGGCCGCCTGTGGACGATGCGGCAGTTCGCCGGCTTCGGCATGCCCGAGGACACGAACGCGCGGTTCAAGTTCCTGCTCGAAAAGGGCCAGACTGGCCTGAGCACGGCGTTCGACCTGCCGACGCTGATGGGCCTCGACAGCGATCATCCCAGTTCGCTGGGCGAAGTCGGCCGCCTGGGCACGGCGATCTGTTCGTTACCCGATTTCGAACGCACCTTCCAGGACATCAACCTGGGCAAGGTGTCGGTGTCGATGACGATCAACGCGCCTGCGGCCGTGATTCTGGCCTACTACCTGGTCACTGCCGAGCGCCAAGGCGTCCCTTGGGACCAATTGCGCGGCACGCTGCAAAACGACATCCTGAAGGAATATCACGCCCAGAACGAGTACGTCTTTCCGCCGGCGCCGAGCGTGAAGCTGGTTGTCGACACGATCGAGTTCTGTGCGAACCACGTGCCGCAATTCAACCCTGTGTCGATCAGCGGCTACCACATTCGCGAAGCCGGCGCGACGGCGGCCGAAGAACTCGCCTTCACCTTGGCCGACGGTCTGCATTACGTCGAGCAATCGATCGCCCGTGGTCTGCCGGTCGACCGCTTTGCTCCGCGGCTGTCGTTCTTCTTCAACTCGCATAGCGACTTCTTCGAGGAGATCGCCAAGTTTCGGGCCGCGCGTCGCATTTGGAGCCGGCACCTCCGTCAGCGCTTCGGTGCGACCGATCCGAGAAGCTGGGCGCTGCGTTTCCACGCCCAAACCTCCGGCGTGAGCTTGCAGGCCCAGCAGCCCGAGGTGAACGTGATCCGCGTGGCGTATCAGGCAATGGCCGCAGTGCTGGGTGGCTGCCAGTCGCTGCATACCAACAGCCGCGACGAGACGCTGTCGCTGCCGACCGAAGAGGCCGTCACGATTGCCCTGCGCACGCAGCAGGTGCTGGCCTACGAGACGGGCGTGGTCAACTCGGTCGACCCGCTGGGCGGCAGCTACCAGGTCGAGCAGTTTACCGATCAAATCGAGGCCGCTGCCGAAGAGATCTTCGCCGAGATCGATCGCCAGGGAGGCATGCTCGCGGCGATCGAGAACGGCTATTTCCGCCGGCGGATCGCGGAGAGCGCCTACCAGTTCCAGCGCCAGCTCGAATCGGGTCAGAAGTGGATCGTGGGCGTCAATGCCTTTACCGACAACCAACCGCTGCGCATCGACACGCTGGCGATCGACCCCTCGATCGAAGCCCGGCAAAAGGACCAGCTCGCGGCGTTTCGCGCCGGCCGCGACCAGGCTGCCTGGCAAACGGCCATCGACGCGCTCCGGGCCGACGCCGCGGCAGACAAGAACGTGATGCCGGCCCTGATCAATGCGGCCCGCGCAGGCGTGACCGTGGGCGAGGCCGTCGTGGCTCTGGCCGACGTGTTGGGCCGCTATCATCCCGCCAACTTCGTGTGA
- a CDS encoding cobalamin B12-binding domain-containing protein, whose translation MSAATASTSIPSTRPIRVVLAKIGLDGHDRGVQVVARVLRDAGMEVIYTGLWQTCEAVVRAVEDEDADVLGISILSGAHMALVPQLVALLRAGKLDHVRLVVGGIIPETDIPALEAAGVSRVFTPGAALGEIASSIHTLVGR comes from the coding sequence ATGTCGGCTGCGACCGCTTCGACTTCGATTCCGAGCACGCGCCCGATTCGCGTCGTGTTGGCAAAGATCGGCCTCGACGGACACGATCGAGGCGTACAGGTCGTGGCCCGGGTGCTGCGCGACGCGGGTATGGAAGTCATCTACACCGGGCTGTGGCAAACCTGCGAGGCCGTCGTGCGGGCCGTCGAAGATGAAGATGCCGACGTCCTGGGCATCAGCATTCTTTCCGGGGCGCACATGGCCCTGGTGCCGCAACTGGTCGCCCTGCTGCGCGCGGGCAAGCTCGATCACGTGCGGCTGGTCGTCGGTGGGATCATTCCCGAGACGGATATCCCGGCACTCGAAGCGGCAGGCGTGAGCCGGGTGTTTACCCCGGGCGCCGCTTTGGGCGAGATCGCCTCGTCGATTCATACCCTCGTGGGGCGATAG